The sequence ACAGTATCCATCGCGCCTTTGTGGCCGCCCGAATACCCATCGCCTATTCGCAGGGATTCAATCCCCATCCCAGAATGGCTTTCGGACCGCCGTTGCCACTGGGAGCATGCGGAATGCGGGAATATTTCGATGTTGCGGCTACCGGAAATATCGGCGAAGAGTGGACGGATGTCAACAGATGGCTCCCCAGGGATCTCGAGGTGATCGAGTGCATATCCTGTAATCACAAACCATCATCGATAACATCATCGCTCAAGGCCGGGGAGTATCTCGTGAGGTTTACGGATGAAATTGGCGAAAAAGATATCGAGAGGGCAGTTGATGAATTCAAAAAACAGTCCCGGATTGTGGTGACCCTGGAGAAAAAAGGAAGAACGGTCGAAAAAGATATTGCCCCGATGGTTACCGGCCTCGAAAAGGTAATGCTTTCGGGCTGTCCCGGATTGCGGGCACGGCTCTCACTTGCGCCCGACCGGACCTGCCGCCCTGCCGATCTTCTTGCAAAGCTCTTTCCGGGGAGAAGCCCCTCCTCGTTTGCCGTAACCCGGATGGAGTGCCTGTTGTAGGAATCATCCGCGTCGCCGCGTCGTTTCACCCTTCCCACAACATCCGCTCTAGTCCCGAAAGACGGGTAATTTTCCGACCAACAGCTTCAGCAAAAACTTCACGGGTGCCCCAGATTTCGATGTTCTTTTTGGCGCGGGTGATTGCCGTGTAAATAAGTTCCCGTGTCAGAATCGGAGCGGGAACATCCGGAAGAATGAGGAGGACCGTATCGTATTCGGACCCCTGGCTTTTGTGGACCGTGGTTGCGAAAACGGTCTCGTGTGCCGGGAGGCGCTGGGGAAGGAACGAGCGTAAAACTCCCTGTTTGCCGGGGAACCAGGCACGATTGGTTGCTGCCTGGTCGAGTGAGGACATCACGATGCCGACATCACCATTGTAAAGATTTGCCATGTAATCATTTTCGGTTACCAGAATCGGCCGACGGGCATAGTAGCGCTGTTTTGTGTCGATATGCCCCTTGTCCGAGAAAATCTTTTCGATCGTCTGGTTACAGAATGCGACACCATATGGTCCGTGGCGGACAGCGCAGAGAATCTGAAACTTTTGCAGATGCTCAAACAGCCTTTTTAGATCGGGTTCCTTGAAATACTGCTCATACTTTTGTGCGGTAAGCCCCGACAGGCGGCGGAGGAGCCGCTCCTTTGATGCCACTTCTTTAAAGGCGACATCCCCGCCGTCACTCGATTGAAGAATCGAGAGCGCTTTTTCGGCACACCCCTCATTGACTGCCCTGCTGAGTTGTCCGATACCGCTCTTTTGGGTAAAACGGTAGCTTTTATTCAGATTGACAATGCAGTCATGGAGCGGCGAGGTATCAGGTTCCGGGACCGAATCGACTTTCTGACCGGCATTCTCCCGTATTAATGCTGCCATGTCCTTCGAGAACGAGCCGACTGCGGCATTTCCGGTGCAGATATGACCCAGCACCGCCCCAACTTCCACCGATGCGAGCTGGTCCTTGTCACCGAGCAGGATCAGGCGGCTGTGCAGTGGAACAGCATCCACAAGCTTTGCCATGAGCGGCAGGTCAACCATGGAGGATTCATCGACAATGACACAATCGAATGGAAGCGGGTTGTCGCTGGAATGTCTGAATTGCGACGAATGGGGCACTGCGCCCAGAAGGCGGTGGAGGGTTGATGTTTCGGTGGGGATCTTTTCTTTTTGTTCCGGAGAAATCGCAAGCTTCTGTATTGCCGATGCAATCGCTTCTTCAAGACGTGCCGCTGCTTTGCCGGTCGGTGCACTCAGGGCAATCCGTAACTGATTATCCGTTCTTTGGCAGGCCAACAAAAGCCCCAGGATTTTTGCGATCGTTGTTGTTTTACCGGTGCCCGGACCGCCGGTAATAATACACAGACTTTTTTGTGATGCAATATATGCCGCCACCTTCTGTAAATCGGGTTCTTTGTCTTCATTTCCGGGAAAAAGCCGGTCGAGCAGCAAAACGCATGTTTCCCGGTCTGGAGTTATCGGAGTATGGTGAGCCGCACGGGCACCTATCTGTTCCCCGAGATCATTTTCGTATTTCCAGTACCGGTGAAGATAGAGCAGGGGAGTATCGAGGATCAGCGGTTGAATGTCTCCCGGATCGCCAACCACCGGAGAACCGCGAAGCGTATCTACCCATGATTCCAGATCGGGAAGGCTTTTCAATTTCAGTTCCGGATACTCATCGGGAATTTCGACCCCGGCAACATTCGAAAGGTCCATACAGATATGACGCTGCTGTACAAAGGCACTTGTCAGCGATGCCGCTGCAAAGAGATGGGGACATTCCTCTCCGTGAAGCCGCTCCATGAGACCGGCAAACCGCAGATCGAGGTAGCTGAGGGGTGGAAGAGGCGGTTGCTGGTTAGTGGAGATCATTTAAAAGGGCTCATATTTCGGGGTTCAATAGGATACAGGGCACAGGTTTTCTCATTTGTCGTAATTGTTTTCGTTATCCTTTATCGCTTTATCTTATCCTTAACCTCAATCTCAACCTCTCCTATCATCATCTCACTCAACGCTTCAATAAACTCCTTTGACGGCCGGTCTCTGAACACGCCCTTTGCGGGTTGTGCAGGATCGACGCCTCGTAGAAAAATATAAAAGGTATCACCCATGTGGGTGGAATAATCATAATCCGGGAGACGGGTGTGAAGGTAGCGGTGGAGTGCGACAAGGTAGAGGTGGTACTGCATTATATAATAGTCATCACTCATGGCCTTTACAAGAGCACTTTCAGTGTAATCGTCGGGAGTTGGGCCAAGGTAATTGGATTTCCAGTCGATACAATAAAACCGGTTGTTGTGAGCAAAAATCAGGTCCACATATCCTTTGATAAATCCTTTGATCGGTGATATTTCGAGCTGTTCGATTTTATCAGGGAAGCTTTTCGCTATGGCCGGATTGCTGTGACGGCTGAACAATTCGGCCATGGCCGGCCGGGAAAACTGTTTGAGGGGAAAATAAAACTCCAGTTCGGTGAGTCGTCGCGACCAGGAGACCGTCTGTAACGACACGGGCCCGAAACTGCCGGGCAGTTCGAGGCGCAGCAGATCCTTTATCGTGCTGCAAACCATATCGTTCCATTCGGGTTCAAATCCATAAATCGAGAGTTTCCGGGCAACAGTATCCCGCAGCCTCTCAGTGTCGGAATCAGTGAAATCGATCGTTTCGAGGATACTGTGAAGGAAAGACCCTGCTTTTGTCCCCCGGGGAAAGGAAACAATGGATGAAAAGGGCGGACCATCGTCCTTTGTGCCGGTTTCGGCAACGGTTTCATCTTCGAGCGAAAGGGCGTCGTAATCGGGGATGTCCGCCGAATGGCTATGGCGGGAGGTAAGGGCCGAAAAGCTTGATACCCGCCAGGCTCCGGTAATGGTCCCCCTGAATTCTCTGTAGACAGCAGTATCATGGGGCGAACTTTCCGGTGCCGGCGGAATCGGCGGCATCGATGGAAACTCTGTTATCCCGATTCCTTCACTCGCTCTTTGAAACGTCCTGAGATCCTCGAGCATCTTCTCATCCGAATCGAGAGCCTTGAAAGCTTCTTCGGTAGCAGTGAGTATCGAGGAGTTCTCCTGATCGGGAGTATGAAACAGCCGGGTGAATGCGGAGGTGGATGCGCCTTTGAAATATCCCCACACCAGGTAACACCGGAACCGGGCCCTTGTCACCGCCACATAGAGCAGACGGATATTTTCGGCCATCTGTTCGAACCGTGCGGCTTCCCGGTGGGCGGCCATGTCGGAAGATCCCAGATCGCAAAATGTCTCATGACCCTTGGCGGTATCGTGAAATATACAGGTGGAAATCTTCTCGTTTATTCCTTCCCAGCAGAAAGGCACGAAAACAATGGGATACTCGAGTCCTTTACTTTTGTGGATAGTTGCCAGGGTGACCGCGTTCTCATCCCGTTCGAGGCGAAGTTGATAGACCGGATCGCGCGGGGATGACGGATCGATATACTCGCCCAGCCGACGGACCAGCTCCGAGGGCCCCAACCGTCGCCAGTTTTCGTGGAGCACTTCGCCCAAATGCAGAAGATTGGTCAGACACCGTTCGCCGTTGGGAAGTTTGAGCAGACGGACCCGGACATTTTCCCGGTGCAACAGTTCCCCGAACATACGCATGAATCCGGCGTTGTGCCAGAGATCGTGATAAGAGCAGAATTCCTCAAACCAGGATTCCCACAGCCGGTCATCCTGAGTGATTTCGTATAACACTTTACCGTCAATGCCGAACAGCGACGTAACCAGTGCGGTCCTGAGCAGTGATTCATTCCCCGGGGATGCTATTGCCTGAAGGACTTTGTACATATCGGCGGCTTCGTCGGAATCAAAAAGATTGGCGTCGCTGTAGACCACGCAGGCGACATTATGAAGTGAAAGGGCTTCCTGAAGTGCCAGGGCCTGGGATTTTTTGCGTACCAGGACTGCGATATCCGAGGGGTGCACCGGGCGGTTGCCGATATGGGCCTCGCCCTCCCGGGCCATGCTGAGAAGGTGCGTTATTTCATTGACCACTCCCTTGATGATTATATTTTGAGCAATCCCTTTGGGAATGGCGCCGTCTTTGTCAGCGAGGCTGTCCCGCCGTAAAAACCAGAGTTGAAAGGGGGCCGGCGGTTTATCCTTGAGTACCAGTGTCTTGGTGCGTTCCTTTTTTGCGGGACGTATCGGCATGTAGGGGATATCCTCGATAAGAAAGGGATTTGTGCAGGGGGAAAAGAGTGCATTGATCGCGCTGATAAGCCGGGGCTCCGACCGCCAGTTCTCCAAAAGACCGTAGGGCTTTTTGATTGCTCTTTTTGCCCGAATGTAGGCAAAGATATCCGCGCCCCGGAATGCATAGATCGACTGTTTCGGATCCCCGATGAGAAAGAACGTACACTGGTTTCCAAAGAAGGTTGTGAAAATCGCATGCTGGACAGGATCGGTATCCTGGGATTCATCGATAAGCGCGGCCTTGAAATGCGCGCGTACCTGCTCTGCCAGCCGGTTTCCGCTGCTGCTTGTGAGGGCGGTGTAGACATTGGCTAAGAGATCATCGAAAGAGAGCACGCCGTGTTGCCGCTTGAGTTCGGGAAGGCGGCGTTCCATTTCGGTAATTAAATGTTTTTTGTAATAGATTATGCGCCGGTCATACCGGCTCGACAGCTCCTGCGCCGCCTTTTCAAGGTCGTCGCAACGCTCAAAAAAGTCATGCTCCGGAGGTGTTCCATTTTTTTTCACCGATCCCGGCGCTGCAAGATGAGTGCGGGTTATGCGATTAAAATTTTTTGGAAGCGGAAGAAGCGGTGACCGGGCCGAAAAGAGCATATCGAGTTCGGTAAAAAGTGTTGTCAGGCTGCTTTTCCGGTACCGGTTCCGGTTGAGCGACGGCGATTCCAGAAGCAGTTTTGTTATCTCATCCCGCTTATCGTTCCACATTTCCTTTGTTACCGTAAAGAGCTTTGTAAACCGCTGCTCATGCGTGATCGTGTCGGGATTAGTGACTTTTTCGGGAAGAACAGTAATTAGCGGGTGATTGTGAATTTCGTGCCAGAGCCCTGAAAGCTTATCGAGTGAAAATCCCTTTGAATCGGCATAGCTTAAGAAAAGAAGCGACTCGTCGTAGAGATTGTTACGCCAGAAATCGTAAAAAACCTGCAAAACATATTCGGTCTGATCGGCGGCAAGGGTAGGACTGAATATCGTCTTGCTTTCGAATGCATAATCGTGGAGCACTTTGCGGCAAAAACCGTGAATAGTGAATATAGCCGCTTCATCGAAACCATTGATCGCATCGGTGAGCAAAGCAACGGCGGTTTCGTGATTGCCGGTTTTCTGCACCAGACCCAGAAAAAATGGTTCCCGGGGTGGTTCTTCGTGAAGGAATATGCTGCGTGTCTTAACCAGCATGTCCCGTACTCTGGTGCGCAATTCATCGGTTGCAGCTTCGGTGAACGTCACCACCAGGATTTGACGGAGCGGGAGGCGGGATTCGACAATAAGCCGCACGTAAATGCATGCAATGGTATAGGTCTTGCCCGTACCCGCGCCTGCCTCTATCAGATTATTTCCCGAAAGGGGAGAGGAAAGGAGATCGAATGCCGGATACAGATCTTTCATGATCGAGATGAATAGTCAGATTTTTTGTTGAGATGAAAATAGAGGGTCCAGAACTGTTTTTGACGCTCGGAAAAAATCGGTATCAAAGGGTTCCGCATCTCTGAAACAGAGCCTGTACGAGGGATCGTCACTCTCGGAGTTTGTATACTGATTGCCAAACCATTCATCCTTTGTTTGCGCCAGCGCTTCAGCATGGGACATCCCTTTAAAAATAGCCTGGGCATATTTCCATGAGCAAGAGGGAATAAATTTGAGCGGCGCTTTCATGCCTTCTCTGTACAGATCGATTAATTCCGAAAGATATGCAGATGCCTTCTTTGGAGCGGCATAGGCGCAGGCCTTGTCACTGCCGAATACCATCCCTTTCCACTCCGTGCCGGGCTGCTGCTCGCTGCACGCCAGAAGGGATATCCATACGCTGATATGGTCCGATGGTTTCAGGTGTGCAGGACGGAACCCGATCGTTGTTGCACGATTGACCACCGGGACCTTTCCATTCAGGCGTACGGTACCCACCGG comes from Chitinivibrionales bacterium and encodes:
- a CDS encoding DUF2344 domain-containing protein translates to SIHRAFVAARIPIAYSQGFNPHPRMAFGPPLPLGACGMREYFDVAATGNIGEEWTDVNRWLPRDLEVIECISCNHKPSSITSSLKAGEYLVRFTDEIGEKDIERAVDEFKKQSRIVVTLEKKGRTVEKDIAPMVTGLEKVMLSGCPGLRARLSLAPDRTCRPADLLAKLFPGRSPSSFAVTRMECLL
- the recD gene encoding exodeoxyribonuclease V subunit alpha, with the translated sequence MISTNQQPPLPPLSYLDLRFAGLMERLHGEECPHLFAAASLTSAFVQQRHICMDLSNVAGVEIPDEYPELKLKSLPDLESWVDTLRGSPVVGDPGDIQPLILDTPLLYLHRYWKYENDLGEQIGARAAHHTPITPDRETCVLLLDRLFPGNEDKEPDLQKVAAYIASQKSLCIITGGPGTGKTTTIAKILGLLLACQRTDNQLRIALSAPTGKAAARLEEAIASAIQKLAISPEQKEKIPTETSTLHRLLGAVPHSSQFRHSSDNPLPFDCVIVDESSMVDLPLMAKLVDAVPLHSRLILLGDKDQLASVEVGAVLGHICTGNAAVGSFSKDMAALIRENAGQKVDSVPEPDTSPLHDCIVNLNKSYRFTQKSGIGQLSRAVNEGCAEKALSILQSSDGGDVAFKEVASKERLLRRLSGLTAQKYEQYFKEPDLKRLFEHLQKFQILCAVRHGPYGVAFCNQTIEKIFSDKGHIDTKQRYYARRPILVTENDYMANLYNGDVGIVMSSLDQAATNRAWFPGKQGVLRSFLPQRLPAHETVFATTVHKSQGSEYDTVLLILPDVPAPILTRELIYTAITRAKKNIEIWGTREVFAEAVGRKITRLSGLERMLWEG
- the recB gene encoding exodeoxyribonuclease V subunit beta, which encodes MKDLYPAFDLLSSPLSGNNLIEAGAGTGKTYTIACIYVRLIVESRLPLRQILVVTFTEAATDELRTRVRDMLVKTRSIFLHEEPPREPFFLGLVQKTGNHETAVALLTDAINGFDEAAIFTIHGFCRKVLHDYAFESKTIFSPTLAADQTEYVLQVFYDFWRNNLYDESLLFLSYADSKGFSLDKLSGLWHEIHNHPLITVLPEKVTNPDTITHEQRFTKLFTVTKEMWNDKRDEITKLLLESPSLNRNRYRKSSLTTLFTELDMLFSARSPLLPLPKNFNRITRTHLAAPGSVKKNGTPPEHDFFERCDDLEKAAQELSSRYDRRIIYYKKHLITEMERRLPELKRQHGVLSFDDLLANVYTALTSSSGNRLAEQVRAHFKAALIDESQDTDPVQHAIFTTFFGNQCTFFLIGDPKQSIYAFRGADIFAYIRAKRAIKKPYGLLENWRSEPRLISAINALFSPCTNPFLIEDIPYMPIRPAKKERTKTLVLKDKPPAPFQLWFLRRDSLADKDGAIPKGIAQNIIIKGVVNEITHLLSMAREGEAHIGNRPVHPSDIAVLVRKKSQALALQEALSLHNVACVVYSDANLFDSDEAADMYKVLQAIASPGNESLLRTALVTSLFGIDGKVLYEITQDDRLWESWFEEFCSYHDLWHNAGFMRMFGELLHRENVRVRLLKLPNGERCLTNLLHLGEVLHENWRRLGPSELVRRLGEYIDPSSPRDPVYQLRLERDENAVTLATIHKSKGLEYPIVFVPFCWEGINEKISTCIFHDTAKGHETFCDLGSSDMAAHREAARFEQMAENIRLLYVAVTRARFRCYLVWGYFKGASTSAFTRLFHTPDQENSSILTATEEAFKALDSDEKMLEDLRTFQRASEGIGITEFPSMPPIPPAPESSPHDTAVYREFRGTITGAWRVSSFSALTSRHSHSADIPDYDALSLEDETVAETGTKDDGPPFSSIVSFPRGTKAGSFLHSILETIDFTDSDTERLRDTVARKLSIYGFEPEWNDMVCSTIKDLLRLELPGSFGPVSLQTVSWSRRLTELEFYFPLKQFSRPAMAELFSRHSNPAIAKSFPDKIEQLEISPIKGFIKGYVDLIFAHNNRFYCIDWKSNYLGPTPDDYTESALVKAMSDDYYIMQYHLYLVALHRYLHTRLPDYDYSTHMGDTFYIFLRGVDPAQPAKGVFRDRPSKEFIEALSEMMIGEVEIEVKDKIKR